In the Colletotrichum higginsianum IMI 349063 chromosome 7 map unlocalized unitig_7, whole genome shotgun sequence genome, one interval contains:
- a CDS encoding Myo-inositol transporter 1 has protein sequence MPDSMDAPLMAGRQDRDDELDYRDADEEADVLPPSMKQSQQSTPSLFVWLLTFAAGISGLLFGYDTGVISATLVKIDTSLSNRTLTTFDKSIITSSTALFALLVSPFSSIVADALGRKRVILVADILFILGALMQAWAGTVTSMVIGRSIVGAAVGAASFVVPLYIAELAPASHRGRLVTMNVLFITLGQVVAYIIGWAFAEYGDQSTGWRWMVGLGALPAALQCSILVLMPESPRWLVMVGQSLKAKKVVEKVLGNTVGGMRNAEAVIKEIEIEIREEREVMRREGTPRMEWWGGWQELFSVGRNKRALVITCLLQGLQQLCGFNSLMYFSATIFKMVGFGSPTLTAMSVAVTNFLFTVAALCLIDRIGRRKILLYSLPFMVAGLMLAAYGFSFIDLRPETAAASEGGTGEGAGTDRGAAVLILISIMGYVAAYALGLGNVPWMQSELFPLAVRSIGSGVSTATNWGANFVVGLTFLPLMDALSPSWTFVLYALVCLLGYGLVWRIYPETSGLTLEEATNLLENGWGVRRNI, from the exons ATGCCCGACTCGATGGACGCCCCGTTAATGGCCGGTCGCCAGGaccgcgacgacgagttgGACTACCGCGATGCGGACGAGGAAGCCGATGTCCTACCCCCGTCAATGAAGCAATCACAACAATCTACGCCCAGTCTCTTCGTCTGGCTTCTTACCTTTGCCGCCGGCATCAGCGGTTTGCTGTTTGGAT ATGATACGGGCGTAATATCGGCAACTCTTGTCAAGATCGATACCTCGCTCTCCAACCGAACCCTGACGACATTCGACAAGTCCATTATTACATCTAGTACCGCGCTCTTTGCGCTTCTCGTAtctcccttctcttccatTGTCGCCGATGCGCTGGGCCGCAAGCGTGTtatcctcgtcgccgataTTCTCTTCATCCTTGGCGCATTGATGCAAGCATGGGCCGGCACAGTCACGTCCATGGTGATAGGCAGGTCGATAGTCGGCGCGGCTGTTGGAGCTGCCAGCTTCGTCGTCCCTCTGTACATCGCTGAGCTGGCCCCTGCCAGCCATCGTGGGCGATTGGTGACGATGAACGTCCTGTTTATCACGCTAGGCCAGGTTGTTGCGTACATCATCGGTTGGGCTTTTGCAGAGTACGGCGACCAGTCCACGGGATGGCGATGGATGGTTGGCCTGGGAGCTCTTCCTGCCGCCCTGCAATGCTCAATTCTCGTGCTGATGCCTGAATCACCACGATGGCTCGTCATGGTGGGCCAGTCGctgaaggcgaagaaggtgGTCGAGAAGGTCCTCGGCAACACGGTCGGCGGCATGAGGAATGCTGAGGCCGTCATCAAAGAAATCGAAATCGAGATTAGGGAGGAAAGAGAAGTCATGAGACGGGAGGGAACGCCGCGCATGGAGTGGTGGGGTGGCTGGCAAGAGTTGTTCTCGGTCGGGAGAAACAAGCGCGCGCTGGTTATCACATGCCTGCTCCAGGGACTCCAGCAACTTTGCGGGTTCAATTCGCTCATGTACTTCTCGGCGACCATCTTCAAGATGGTGGGCTTCGGCTCGCCCACACTCACTGCCATgagcgtcgccgtcaccaacTTCCTCTTCACGGTGGCAGCGCTGTGTCTCATCGACCGCATCGGAAGGCGCAAGATCCTGCTCTACTCCCTGCCGTTCATGGTTGCGGGGCTGATGCTGGCGGCGTACGGGTTTTCTTTCATCGACCTGCGGCCCGAAACGGCGGCCGCCAGCGAGGGCGGTACGGGCGAAGGAGCGGGTACGGATAGAGGAGCGGCGGTGTTGATTCTCATCAGCATTATGGGGTACGTCGCTGCGTATGCCCTCGGACTAGGCAATGTGCCATGGATGCAGAGTGAGCTGTTCCCGCTGGCGGTGCGGTCCATCGGCAGTGGAGTGTCAACTGCGACGAACTGGGGTGCCAACTTTGTCGTCGGCTTGACATTCCTCCCACTCATGGACGCACTCAGCCCTTCATGGACATTTGTACTCTACGCATTGGTATGCTTGCTGGGATATGGACTGGTCTGGCGAATTTATCCCGAGACGTCTGGCTTGACCCTCGAGGAGGCGACGAACCTGTTGGAGAACGGATGGGGGGTCCGACGTAACATCTGA